In Neisseriaceae bacterium CLB008, one genomic interval encodes:
- a CDS encoding homoserine O-acetyltransferase: MNDINSVGIVCPQTLQFDQPLALANGQILPQFTLMIETYGELNAAKSNAVLICPALSGHHHVAGKHHADDAYPGWWDNMIGPGKPIDTNHFFVVGINNLGGCHGSSGPLSLNPATQRQYGADFPMVTVKDWVNAQARLADRLGIDAWAAVIGGSLGGMQALQWSIDYPERVKNAMVIASAPKLSTQNIAFNDVARQAILTDPDYHGGHYMAQGVVPKRGLKIARMMGHITYLAEDGLGEKFGRALRHGEFKFDYDIDFEVESYLRYQGDKFADSFDANTYLLMTKALDYFDPAKDYADDLVAAMARTQANFFVASFTTDWRFSPERSHELVKALIAAKKPVQYTEIDSKHGHDGFLMLDDQYVAAMAIFLQRVAQACAGVEGGAQ, from the coding sequence ATGAATGACATCAACAGTGTGGGCATTGTTTGCCCACAGACGCTGCAGTTTGACCAGCCGTTAGCTTTGGCTAATGGCCAGATTTTACCGCAATTCACGCTAATGATCGAAACCTATGGCGAATTGAACGCGGCTAAAAGCAATGCCGTGCTGATTTGCCCTGCGCTGTCCGGCCATCATCATGTGGCGGGCAAGCATCACGCCGACGACGCCTATCCTGGCTGGTGGGACAATATGATTGGCCCAGGTAAGCCGATCGACACCAACCACTTTTTTGTGGTGGGCATCAATAATTTGGGCGGCTGTCACGGCAGCAGTGGGCCATTGAGCCTTAATCCCGCAACCCAACGCCAATATGGGGCAGACTTTCCGATGGTGACGGTGAAAGACTGGGTGAATGCTCAAGCTCGCCTAGCCGACCGTTTAGGCATTGATGCTTGGGCGGCCGTCATCGGCGGTAGCCTTGGCGGCATGCAGGCCTTACAGTGGAGCATAGATTATCCTGAACGGGTGAAAAATGCGATGGTGATCGCCTCGGCACCTAAACTGTCGACGCAAAATATTGCCTTTAACGACGTGGCGCGCCAGGCGATTTTAACCGATCCTGACTATCATGGCGGCCATTATATGGCGCAGGGCGTGGTGCCTAAGCGCGGCTTAAAGATTGCCCGTATGATGGGCCACATCACTTATTTGGCCGAAGATGGTTTGGGCGAGAAGTTTGGCCGGGCGCTGCGCCACGGTGAATTTAAATTTGATTACGACATTGATTTTGAGGTGGAAAGCTATTTGCGCTATCAAGGTGATAAATTCGCCGACAGCTTTGACGCCAACACTTATTTATTGATGACCAAGGCTTTGGATTATTTTGATCCAGCCAAAGATTATGCAGACGACTTGGTGGCGGCGATGGCGCGCACTCAGGCCAATTTCTTTGTGGCCAGTTTCACCACCGATTGGCGCTTTAGCCCAGAGCGTTCACATGAGCTGGTGAAAGCCTTGATTGCGGCGAAGAAGCCCGTACAGTACACGGAAATAGACTCCAAGCATGGCCACGATGGCTTTTTGATGCTGGACGATCAATATGTGGCCGCGATGGCCATCTTTTTGCAGCGTGTGGCGCAAGCCTGTGCTGGTGTAGAAGGGGGCGCGCAATGA
- a CDS encoding glycosyltransferase family 9 protein, which translates to MKTLRQSFKKCRLFLGRLYLDRRLAPAVLPLANPRPHIVLVRYDGKIGDYIVSSFVFRELKKQWPNATLTVLASPKNQSLLAQNPAIDHVHVVTQKNRRSLRQLGQRLAQQQPIDVLIDPTEVLRNRDLVLIRACQAKINAGYDKAHFGLFNLSVPKNTAHMAEVYQQILQRLGCPHVDMRYELPDTSAAAAKVAAFLATLPSGPILAVNLHGDGRRRQFTPTQAQALISRLRQLYPQYVVVVLSQPSQKAAISDLCTQLADPQVRCLADTNCIEDTIEIMRHSAGIISPDTAIVHIGAALACPMLVFYSDDELNYAKWHPNTAAACQVIRYHDHIDQADLSLINPSLFTPKDHP; encoded by the coding sequence ATGAAAACACTTCGTCAGTCTTTTAAAAAATGCCGCCTTTTTTTGGGCCGCCTCTATTTAGATCGCCGTCTGGCGCCAGCGGTTTTGCCGCTGGCCAATCCACGGCCGCACATTGTTCTGGTTCGCTACGATGGTAAAATTGGTGACTACATTGTCAGCTCCTTCGTGTTTCGCGAACTCAAAAAGCAGTGGCCAAACGCCACCCTCACGGTTTTGGCGTCGCCCAAAAATCAAAGCCTCTTGGCGCAAAACCCCGCCATCGACCACGTTCACGTGGTCACTCAAAAAAATCGCCGCTCGCTGCGCCAACTTGGCCAGCGCTTGGCCCAGCAGCAGCCCATCGATGTTTTGATCGACCCAACCGAAGTCTTACGCAACCGTGATCTGGTGCTGATTCGTGCCTGCCAGGCCAAGATCAATGCTGGGTACGATAAGGCACACTTTGGGCTATTCAACCTCAGCGTACCCAAAAACACCGCCCACATGGCCGAGGTTTATCAGCAAATCCTCCAACGCTTGGGCTGCCCACACGTCGACATGCGCTATGAGCTACCCGACACCAGCGCAGCTGCGGCCAAGGTTGCGGCCTTTCTGGCCACCTTGCCCAGCGGCCCTATTCTCGCCGTCAACCTACACGGCGATGGCCGCCGCCGCCAGTTTACGCCGACTCAAGCCCAGGCTTTAATTAGCCGACTACGCCAGCTCTATCCTCAATACGTCGTGGTCGTCCTCAGCCAACCTAGCCAGAAGGCGGCCATTTCAGACCTTTGCACCCAACTGGCCGACCCGCAGGTGCGGTGCTTAGCCGATACCAACTGCATTGAGGACACCATTGAGATCATGCGCCACAGCGCTGGCATCATCAGCCCCGATACCGCCATCGTCCACATCGGCGCAGCCCTAGCCTGTCCCATGCTGGTTTTTTACAGCGACGACGAACTCAACTATGCTAAGTGGCACCCTAATACGGCGGCCGCATGCCAAGTCATTCGCTACCACGACCACATTGACCAGGCCGACCTCAGCCTGATCAACCCCAGTCTATTCACCCCAAAGGATCATCCATGA
- a CDS encoding glycosyltransferase family 2 protein has protein sequence MTRPTLTVALIVKNEADNLAQCLDSVTGWVDEIVILDSGSTDATEAIARRYTDHFYLNQPWPGFGKQRQVAQTYVHTDFVLWLDADECVTPELRASIEAALEQDQASTAYRLNRRSRVFGRDITHSGWYPDYVLRLYRPQDAGYNDNLVHESVTPKDGIRIETLTGDLLHYPYADLNHYLTKSTQYAVAWSQQRQAQGKKSSLGNAVLHALGCFFKMYVFKAGFLDGKQGLLLALLSSHSTLIKYADLWIKTETSATKP, from the coding sequence ATGACTCGCCCTACGCTGACCGTCGCCCTCATCGTCAAAAACGAAGCCGACAACCTAGCTCAATGCCTAGACTCCGTGACAGGCTGGGTCGATGAAATTGTGATTCTGGATTCTGGCAGCACCGACGCTACTGAAGCCATCGCCCGGCGCTACACCGACCACTTTTACCTGAATCAGCCGTGGCCCGGTTTCGGTAAACAGCGCCAAGTGGCCCAAACTTATGTCCACACCGATTTTGTGCTGTGGCTAGACGCCGATGAATGCGTCACGCCTGAGCTACGCGCCAGCATCGAAGCGGCATTGGAGCAAGACCAAGCCAGTACGGCCTATCGTCTCAATCGGCGCTCCCGCGTATTTGGCCGCGACATCACCCATTCTGGCTGGTATCCCGACTATGTACTGCGCCTTTACCGCCCGCAAGACGCCGGCTACAACGACAACCTCGTCCACGAAAGCGTGACGCCTAAAGACGGCATACGCATCGAGACCCTGACGGGCGATCTTTTGCACTACCCTTACGCGGATTTAAACCACTACCTCACCAAGTCTACCCAGTACGCCGTGGCCTGGTCGCAGCAGCGCCAAGCCCAAGGCAAAAAAAGCAGCCTCGGCAATGCAGTGCTGCATGCCCTCGGCTGCTTCTTCAAAATGTACGTCTTCAAAGCGGGTTTTTTGGACGGCAAACAAGGCCTACTGCTGGCGCTGTTGTCCAGCCATTCCACTTTGATTAAATATGCAGACCTGTGGATTAAAACCGAAACGTCGGCAACCAAACCTTAA
- a CDS encoding glycosyltransferase family 9 protein, with the protein MQRILVVRNDKLGDFMLAWPSFAMLKASLPEAKIVALVPSYTALLAKLCPALDDIIVDVGKDASVHDKERLVQIIHAQQFDASINLFSNYHNARLVRQARIPYRLAPATKWVQILYNHRLKQRRSQSAQPEYEYNLDLVRHFLREHQVPIVTPEAPYLAFTADELAQQRERLARKLRLNPRKKWCFVHAGSGGSANNLSLAQYAQLINELLKTYVTIDIVLTAGPGEAAQAEALHGLLVDGSRAVVYADNEGLVDFARAIACASLFMAGSTGPLHLAAALDIPTIGFFPSKRSSTPLRWRPINSAGRHLAFAPPEGAATENDMGQVDLVAAIKAIKVWLPTFRF; encoded by the coding sequence ATGCAGCGTATATTGGTGGTGCGTAACGACAAGCTGGGTGATTTTATGCTGGCTTGGCCCAGCTTTGCCATGCTCAAAGCATCGTTGCCAGAGGCCAAAATTGTGGCGTTGGTGCCCAGCTATACGGCACTCTTGGCCAAGTTGTGTCCTGCTTTAGACGACATCATTGTGGATGTGGGCAAAGACGCCAGCGTGCACGATAAAGAGCGGCTGGTGCAGATCATCCACGCCCAGCAGTTTGACGCTTCGATCAATTTGTTTTCTAACTATCATAATGCGCGCTTGGTGCGTCAGGCGCGCATTCCCTATCGTTTGGCACCAGCCACGAAGTGGGTGCAGATCTTGTATAACCATCGGCTCAAGCAGCGACGGTCGCAGTCGGCCCAGCCTGAATACGAATATAATCTTGATTTGGTCCGCCATTTTTTGCGTGAACATCAAGTGCCCATAGTGACGCCTGAAGCGCCTTATTTGGCTTTTACAGCGGACGAGTTGGCGCAGCAGCGTGAGCGCTTGGCCCGTAAACTGAGGTTGAATCCGCGTAAGAAATGGTGTTTTGTGCACGCTGGCAGCGGTGGTTCGGCAAATAATTTAAGCCTCGCCCAATACGCCCAGCTGATCAATGAGCTGCTGAAAACCTATGTAACTATCGATATTGTGTTGACGGCTGGGCCTGGTGAAGCGGCTCAGGCGGAGGCCTTGCATGGGCTGCTGGTGGATGGTTCACGGGCGGTGGTGTATGCCGATAATGAAGGCTTGGTTGATTTTGCGCGCGCCATTGCCTGCGCCAGCCTGTTTATGGCTGGCTCTACTGGGCCTTTGCATTTGGCTGCGGCGCTGGACATTCCAACCATTGGGTTTTTTCCCAGCAAGCGTTCGTCTACGCCGCTGCGCTGGCGACCGATTAACAGCGCTGGGCGCCATTTAGCGTTTGCGCCGCCAGAAGGCGCCGCCACCGAAAATGACATGGGTCAAGTGGATCTGGTAGCGGCGATTAAGGCGATTAAGGTTTGGTTGCCGACGTTTCGGTTTTAA
- a CDS encoding SirB2 family protein, whose amino-acid sequence MDYVNLKFTHVVLVYVSVIFFNIRFWLFSVLIKGPRPKALRILPHMIDTVLFALGVTLIALTGFMPFTDAAQWLTVKLGFLVLYVLFGAVAIKGGRAFPIRFGAYLVANACVFAMIYLALTKPVLW is encoded by the coding sequence ATGGACTATGTTAATTTAAAATTCACCCATGTGGTGTTGGTGTACGTGAGCGTGATTTTTTTTAATATTCGGTTTTGGCTGTTTAGCGTCCTGATCAAGGGGCCTCGGCCTAAGGCGCTGCGGATTTTGCCACACATGATTGACACGGTGCTGTTTGCCTTAGGGGTTACGCTGATCGCGCTGACGGGCTTTATGCCGTTTACCGATGCGGCACAATGGCTGACCGTTAAGCTGGGTTTTTTGGTGTTGTATGTGTTGTTTGGCGCCGTAGCCATTAAAGGCGGTCGGGCGTTTCCGATTCGTTTTGGCGCTTATTTAGTGGCCAATGCTTGTGTGTTTGCGATGATTTATTTGGCGCTGACCAAGCCTGTTTTGTGGTAA
- a CDS encoding GNAT family N-acetyltransferase has product MAELLIRAVSVDDAVALQHLFNQPDAYSQTLHLPHTDQAQWQERLQTKAGSHKLVAVLDGQVVGLIELAVEQALRRRHVGNIGLGVHPAFTRQGIGARLLAEALHLADDWLNLQRLELTVFTDNVGAIALYEKMGFEIEGTSRRYAFRAGVYEDVYQMARCR; this is encoded by the coding sequence ATGGCTGAGCTGCTGATTCGGGCGGTGAGCGTTGATGATGCCGTGGCGCTGCAACATCTGTTTAATCAACCAGATGCCTACAGCCAAACCTTACACCTGCCCCATACTGATCAAGCCCAGTGGCAAGAGCGTCTTCAGACCAAGGCGGGCTCGCATAAGCTGGTGGCGGTGCTGGATGGCCAAGTGGTTGGTTTGATTGAGCTGGCGGTGGAACAGGCGCTTCGCCGCCGCCACGTGGGTAATATTGGCTTGGGGGTGCATCCAGCGTTTACGCGTCAAGGCATCGGCGCGCGTCTATTGGCCGAAGCCCTCCACTTGGCTGATGACTGGCTGAATCTGCAGCGTTTGGAGTTAACGGTGTTTACCGACAATGTTGGCGCCATCGCCCTGTATGAAAAAATGGGCTTTGAGATTGAGGGCACTAGCCGCCGCTATGCTTTTCGCGCTGGCGTGTATGAAGACGTTTATCAGATGGCGCGCTGCCGCTGA
- a CDS encoding GNAT family N-acetyltransferase, translated as MTTVMIRAIEPKDATALQALFSLPEVYRQTSLMPYSSEVFWQQKITPVDGWHHLVAELDGQVVGQVTIYLEPKMRRRHAATLGLAVHPDFSGRGIGRQLMIAAMAVCDDWLNVQRIELIVYTDNEVAVRLYQKLGFVIEGRMLGYAFREGAYQDAYQMARCRWPHPQSNRADGPESEG; from the coding sequence ATGACGACTGTGATGATTCGGGCGATAGAGCCCAAGGATGCGACGGCCTTACAGGCGTTGTTTTCCCTACCTGAAGTGTATCGCCAAACCTCGCTCATGCCTTATTCGAGTGAAGTTTTTTGGCAGCAAAAAATAACGCCAGTCGACGGCTGGCATCATTTGGTGGCAGAGCTAGATGGGCAGGTTGTCGGGCAGGTGACCATTTATTTAGAGCCCAAAATGCGCCGTCGACACGCGGCCACCCTTGGCTTAGCGGTTCATCCTGATTTTTCTGGGCGCGGCATAGGCCGACAGCTCATGATTGCGGCGATGGCCGTTTGTGATGATTGGCTAAACGTGCAGCGCATTGAGCTGATTGTCTATACGGACAACGAAGTGGCGGTGAGGCTGTATCAAAAGCTCGGATTTGTGATCGAAGGCCGGATGCTCGGCTATGCGTTCCGAGAGGGCGCGTATCAAGATGCTTATCAAATGGCGCGCTGTCGCTGGCCTCATCCTCAGAGCAATCGGGCTGACGGCCCAGAAAGTGAAGGGTAA
- the fabG gene encoding 3-oxoacyl-ACP reductase FabG — MDLTGKVALVTGASRGIGEAIAQTLAQAGAIVIGTATSEAQAGVINERLAPMGGAGRVLNVGEDGAIEALIDAIATEFGPVAVLVNNAGITKDNLLMRMKEEEWDAVMDVNLKSVYRASKAVLRGMMKARSGRIINIASVVGTMGNAGQTNYAAAKAGMMGFTKSMAREVGSRNITVNCVAPGFIETDMTKALPEEQRAALAQQIALGALGEPQHIADAVLFLASEQASYITGQTLHVNGGMLMP; from the coding sequence ATGGACTTAACGGGCAAGGTTGCCTTAGTAACGGGCGCTTCTCGCGGCATTGGCGAAGCCATTGCGCAAACATTGGCTCAAGCGGGCGCCATCGTGATTGGCACCGCCACCAGTGAAGCTCAGGCGGGCGTAATCAACGAACGCTTGGCGCCTATGGGTGGTGCAGGGCGCGTATTGAACGTTGGCGAAGACGGTGCGATTGAAGCCTTGATCGACGCCATCGCCACTGAGTTTGGCCCTGTGGCTGTTTTGGTGAACAATGCCGGCATCACCAAAGACAATCTGCTGATGCGGATGAAGGAAGAAGAGTGGGATGCGGTCATGGACGTGAACTTAAAGTCTGTTTACCGTGCGTCTAAAGCTGTCTTGCGTGGCATGATGAAGGCCCGTAGCGGCCGCATCATCAACATCGCGTCGGTGGTGGGCACCATGGGCAATGCTGGCCAAACCAACTATGCCGCGGCCAAGGCTGGGATGATGGGCTTTACCAAATCCATGGCGCGTGAAGTGGGCAGCCGTAACATTACCGTTAACTGCGTGGCGCCTGGTTTTATCGAAACCGACATGACTAAAGCCCTACCAGAAGAGCAGCGTGCGGCTTTGGCGCAGCAAATTGCGTTGGGTGCCTTAGGCGAGCCACAGCACATTGCTGACGCCGTGTTGTTCTTGGCCAGTGAGCAGGCTAGCTACATTACCGGTCAAACCCTACACGTCAATGGTGGCATGTTAATGCCGTAA
- the fabD gene encoding ACP S-malonyltransferase, producing the protein MALAFFFPGQGSQSLNMMAGFDGVDVVKQTFAEASTALGEDLWAMMNGDDAAVINETVNTQPLMLVAGVATYRAYLAAGGKVPTVMAGHSLGEYTALVAAGSLDFADAVKLVRLRAQLMQEAVPVGEGAMAAVLGLSDEDVKAVCAEAAQGEVVEAVNFNATGQVVIAGQTEAVNRAMALAKEKGAKRALPLPVSVPAHSSLLKGASEKLAAALADVVVQTPAIRVIHNADVASFDAPDDIKAALVRQLYSPVLWTDTVNLLAEEGVTVAAECGPGKVLAGLCKRINDQVKCSALVKAEDLTQFIDAQ; encoded by the coding sequence ATGGCATTGGCCTTCTTTTTTCCAGGACAGGGCTCTCAGAGCCTAAATATGATGGCAGGCTTTGACGGCGTTGATGTCGTCAAGCAAACCTTTGCTGAAGCCTCTACGGCTTTGGGTGAAGACCTGTGGGCCATGATGAATGGCGACGATGCCGCGGTGATTAATGAAACCGTGAATACTCAGCCATTGATGCTGGTGGCCGGTGTGGCCACTTATCGCGCCTATTTGGCCGCTGGCGGTAAAGTGCCTACGGTGATGGCCGGGCACAGCTTAGGTGAATACACGGCCTTAGTGGCCGCCGGTAGCCTAGACTTTGCGGATGCGGTGAAGCTGGTGCGTTTACGCGCTCAGCTAATGCAAGAAGCCGTGCCGGTTGGTGAAGGCGCCATGGCTGCGGTTTTGGGCTTATCGGATGAAGACGTTAAAGCCGTGTGTGCCGAAGCGGCTCAGGGCGAAGTGGTTGAGGCGGTTAACTTTAACGCCACCGGCCAAGTGGTGATTGCCGGCCAAACCGAAGCGGTTAATCGCGCCATGGCCTTGGCCAAAGAAAAAGGCGCCAAGCGTGCCTTGCCTTTGCCTGTGTCAGTACCCGCCCACAGCAGCCTGCTGAAAGGCGCTTCTGAAAAACTGGCTGCAGCTTTGGCCGACGTGGTTGTTCAGACGCCAGCGATTCGCGTGATTCACAATGCCGATGTGGCGAGTTTTGACGCGCCAGACGACATTAAGGCTGCCTTGGTGCGCCAATTGTACTCCCCAGTTTTGTGGACGGACACCGTCAACCTATTGGCTGAAGAAGGCGTGACCGTGGCGGCCGAGTGTGGCCCCGGTAAAGTTTTGGCCGGCCTGTGTAAGCGCATTAACGATCAGGTGAAATGCAGCGCTTTGGTGAAAGCCGAAGATCTAACTCAATTTATTGACGCACAATAA
- a CDS encoding beta-ketoacyl-ACP synthase III, producing MKFAKIMGTGSYLPSQCLTNEDLAKRVETSDEWIVSRTGIKTRHIAAEGEQTSDLAMHAAKAALAHANIDANDIDLIIVATATPDMTFPSTACLVQEKLGITNGCAAFDVQAVCAGFMYALVTANNYIRTGMATKALVIGAETFSRLLNWEDRRTCVLFGDGAGAVVLEAADEPGIMHAKLAADGRYNHILQTPGVVANGAVVGDPFLHMDGPAVFKFAVKALAKVGEEVLEMAGLTADSIDWVVPHQANLRIIDSTARHLGLSMDKVILTVAEHGNTSAASIPLALDRGVKDGRIQRGQNLLLEGIGGGFAWGAVLLRY from the coding sequence ATGAAATTTGCGAAAATCATGGGGACAGGCAGCTATCTGCCTAGCCAATGCTTGACCAATGAGGATTTGGCCAAGCGAGTAGAGACTTCCGATGAGTGGATTGTGAGCCGTACCGGCATCAAAACCCGCCACATTGCCGCCGAAGGGGAACAGACCAGCGACTTAGCCATGCATGCGGCCAAAGCCGCTTTGGCCCACGCCAACATCGACGCCAACGACATTGATTTAATCATTGTGGCCACGGCCACACCCGACATGACCTTCCCCAGTACGGCTTGCTTGGTGCAAGAAAAGCTCGGCATCACCAATGGCTGTGCCGCGTTTGACGTACAGGCTGTGTGCGCTGGCTTTATGTATGCCTTGGTGACGGCCAATAACTACATTCGGACCGGCATGGCCACCAAGGCCTTAGTCATCGGTGCCGAAACCTTTAGCCGCCTCTTAAACTGGGAAGATCGCCGTACCTGCGTGCTGTTTGGCGATGGCGCTGGCGCCGTGGTGCTAGAAGCGGCCGACGAGCCTGGCATCATGCACGCTAAGCTGGCGGCCGATGGCCGTTATAACCATATTTTGCAAACCCCAGGCGTGGTCGCCAACGGCGCCGTTGTCGGCGATCCCTTCCTACATATGGATGGTCCTGCCGTGTTTAAGTTTGCGGTGAAGGCCTTGGCTAAAGTGGGTGAAGAGGTGTTGGAAATGGCTGGTTTAACCGCTGATTCGATCGATTGGGTGGTGCCGCATCAGGCTAATCTACGCATCATTGACAGCACGGCACGCCATCTAGGTCTGTCGATGGACAAAGTGATTTTGACCGTGGCCGAACATGGCAATACCTCTGCCGCCTCTATTCCGTTGGCGCTCGATCGCGGCGTCAAGGATGGCCGCATTCAGCGTGGGCAGAACCTATTGCTAGAGGGCATCGGCGGTGGTTTTGCTTGGGGCGCAGTGTTACTGCGTTACTAA
- the plsX gene encoding phosphate acyltransferase PlsX, producing the protein MITIAVDAMGGDIGLSVTVPAAVSFLKRNTDARLIMVGDQDRVTEALKAAGAPLDRIEVKHASEVVEMDESPQLALKNKKQSSMRLAINEVKEARAEAAVSAGNTGALMATARYVLKTLSGVDRPAIAKFMPNAKGTLTCVLDLGANIECTAEQLVQFGMMGAELVRALHPENQNPTVGLLNIGTEDIKGTTVVKEAHQLFQLTDLNYVGNVEGDDIYTGDVDVIATDGFVGNVALKASEGIAKMFATFIKAEFKRNALTKLCGLLALPVLNAFKNRADARRYNGAIFLGLRGVVVKSHGGTDEVGFEFALQEAYVEAKAGILSALEAGMTQQMTRLAEQQAQIEAAAQTAENA; encoded by the coding sequence ATGATAACCATTGCAGTAGATGCCATGGGCGGTGACATTGGCTTAAGCGTCACCGTACCTGCCGCCGTTTCTTTTTTAAAAAGAAACACCGACGCCCGCCTGATTATGGTGGGTGATCAAGACCGCGTTACCGAGGCCTTAAAGGCCGCTGGTGCGCCGCTGGATCGAATTGAGGTTAAGCACGCCAGCGAAGTGGTTGAGATGGATGAGTCGCCGCAGCTGGCGCTTAAAAACAAGAAGCAGTCGTCTATGCGCTTGGCGATTAACGAAGTGAAAGAAGCGCGCGCAGAAGCTGCCGTGTCTGCGGGCAATACCGGCGCCTTAATGGCGACGGCGCGCTATGTGTTAAAAACCTTAAGTGGGGTCGACAGACCGGCCATTGCAAAATTTATGCCCAATGCCAAAGGCACGCTGACGTGCGTGTTGGACTTGGGTGCCAATATTGAATGTACCGCCGAGCAGTTGGTTCAGTTTGGCATGATGGGGGCGGAGCTGGTGCGCGCCTTGCATCCGGAGAATCAAAATCCAACCGTGGGTTTGTTGAATATTGGTACTGAAGACATCAAAGGCACTACGGTGGTGAAAGAAGCGCACCAATTGTTTCAACTAACCGATCTGAACTACGTGGGTAACGTAGAAGGGGACGACATTTATACCGGTGACGTCGATGTAATCGCCACCGATGGCTTTGTGGGTAACGTGGCTTTAAAAGCCAGTGAAGGCATTGCCAAAATGTTCGCCACGTTTATTAAGGCTGAATTTAAGCGTAATGCGTTGACTAAGCTGTGTGGTTTGTTGGCATTGCCAGTGTTGAATGCCTTTAAAAACCGTGCAGATGCCCGTCGCTACAATGGCGCCATTTTCTTGGGCCTGCGCGGCGTGGTGGTGAAAAGCCACGGGGGCACCGATGAGGTGGGCTTTGAATTTGCCTTGCAAGAGGCCTATGTCGAAGCCAAAGCCGGTATTCTCAGTGCTCTTGAAGCCGGGATGACTCAGCAAATGACGCGTTTGGCCGAGCAGCAAGCACAAATCGAAGCAGCAGCCCAAACGGCTGAAAATGCTTAA
- the rpmF gene encoding 50S ribosomal protein L32, translating to MAVQQNKKSPSKRGMHRSHDALTLPALATEPTTGEIHLRHHISPNGTYRGRKVVKVKGE from the coding sequence ATGGCCGTTCAACAAAACAAAAAATCACCTTCAAAACGTGGTATGCACCGTTCACACGACGCATTGACCTTACCTGCATTGGCAACTGAGCCTACAACAGGTGAAATCCATTTGCGTCACCACATTTCACCAAACGGTACTTACCGCGGTCGTAAAGTGGTTAAAGTTAAAGGCGAATAA
- a CDS encoding DUF177 domain-containing protein, whose protein sequence is MLNINLIDPKAFAQSAQSIEEEVPVAQLDERVSKHEFIVNHDGVCSFSLKGGVDKWQRAYLDLTVQAHFSLTCQRCMQPTAFVLDESARIVLFDDEASLDEAMLQDPDLDGILYEPELNVYSLVEDQIIMALPFSPMHDDCDNEQLAKVNRDKPNPFAVLAGLRKSQ, encoded by the coding sequence ATGTTAAACATTAATTTGATCGACCCGAAGGCTTTTGCGCAATCTGCCCAATCTATTGAGGAAGAAGTGCCTGTAGCCCAACTAGATGAACGGGTGAGTAAACACGAATTCATAGTTAATCACGACGGCGTTTGTTCGTTCAGCCTTAAAGGCGGAGTGGATAAGTGGCAGCGTGCTTACCTAGACTTAACTGTGCAAGCTCATTTCAGCTTGACTTGCCAACGGTGTATGCAACCGACGGCCTTTGTTTTGGATGAATCCGCTCGCATCGTTTTATTTGATGATGAAGCCTCATTGGATGAAGCCATGCTGCAAGACCCTGACTTGGATGGGATTTTGTATGAGCCGGAACTAAACGTTTATTCGTTGGTAGAAGATCAAATTATTATGGCATTACCGTTTTCGCCTATGCATGATGATTGTGACAATGAGCAGTTGGCCAAGGTCAATCGTGATAAACCCAATCCATTTGCGGTACTGGCGGGGCTTAGGAAAAGCCAGTAA
- a CDS encoding nucleoside triphosphate pyrophosphatase produces the protein MKNTTLVLGSSSVFRQAQLKTLGLAFICAKPNCDETPLANESAHDTALRLAVGKARSLASAHPDSLIIGADQVAFVGAQQLGKPMSTDKAFAMLRHTSGKVLTFYSALCLLNTRTGALQQHVDQTEVRMRTLSDATITAYLAREPDAIYCAGGAKSEGLGAALIQSIHSEDPNALIGLPIFKLIDFLANEGIHPL, from the coding sequence ATGAAGAATACCACACTTGTTTTAGGCTCCAGCTCCGTTTTTCGCCAAGCGCAGCTTAAAACCCTTGGCTTGGCGTTTATTTGCGCCAAGCCCAATTGTGACGAAACCCCTTTAGCCAATGAATCCGCCCACGACACTGCCTTACGCCTGGCCGTGGGCAAGGCGCGCTCTTTGGCCAGTGCACATCCCGACAGCCTCATCATCGGCGCCGACCAAGTAGCCTTTGTGGGCGCACAGCAGCTCGGCAAACCCATGAGTACTGATAAAGCCTTCGCCATGCTGCGCCACACCAGCGGCAAAGTTTTAACCTTTTATAGCGCTTTGTGCTTACTCAACACCCGCACCGGCGCCTTGCAACAACACGTTGACCAAACCGAAGTGCGGATGCGCACCCTCAGCGACGCCACCATTACGGCCTATCTTGCGCGCGAGCCAGACGCCATCTACTGCGCCGGCGGCGCCAAAAGCGAAGGCCTAGGCGCGGCGCTGATTCAGAGCATTCACAGCGAAGACCCAAACGCCTTAATCGGCCTCCCTATTTTTAAACTGATTGATTTTCTGGCCAATGAAGGAATCCACCCACTATGA